A stretch of the Erinaceus europaeus chromosome 1, mEriEur2.1, whole genome shotgun sequence genome encodes the following:
- the LOC103111476 gene encoding gastric triacylglycerol lipase-like — MWLLLALASLISALGTAHGYFGQLNIENPEANMNISQMISYWGYPSEEHEVLTADGYVLTVNRIPHGKKDSENRDRRPVVYLQHGFLASATNWVTNLPNNSLGFILADAGYDVWMGNSRGNTWSRRNLFYSPDTTEFWAFSFDEMAEYDIPATINFILQKTGQEQISYVGHSQGVSIGLIAFSTNPNLAKKVKTFYALAPVATLTYTKSILGKLSYVPMFILRLMFGNKMFFSYNFLDKFVADQVCSRKVINSICSNTLFLFCGFDAKNLNMSRFDIYLSHNPAGTSVQDILHWYQVKNAKKFQAYDWGSPSQNMIHYNQPTPRVYNITAMEVPIAVWSGGNDWLADPKDVNLLLPKFPNLIYHKEIPSYNHLDFIWAVNSPQEIYNEILSIMDSRKN; from the exons ATGTGGTTGCTGTTAGCACTGGCAAGCTTAATATCTGCACTTGGAACAGCACACGGTTACTTTGGACAGTTAAATATTGAAAACCCTGAAGCAAACATGAATATT AGTCAGATGATTTCTTACTGGGGGTACCCCAGTGAGGAACACGAAGTCCTGACTGCCGATGGCTATGTCCTTACAGTCAACAGAATTCCTCATGGGAAGAAAGACTCAGAGAACAGAG atCGGAGGCCAGTTGTATATTTGCAGCATGGATTTCTCGCATCAGCCACAAACTGGGTCACCAACCTGCCCAACAACAGCCTGGGCTTCATCCTGGCTGATGCCGGCTATGACGTGTGGATGGGCAACAGCCGCGGAAACACCTGGTCCCGGAGAAACTTATTCTATTCACCAGACACAACTGAATTCTGGGCTTTCAG ctttgATGAAATGGCTGAGTATGACATTCCAGCTACCATCAATttcattttacagaaaactggaCAGGAACAGATCAGCTATGTTGGCCATTCCCAGGGTGTCTCCATCG GTTTGATTGCCTTTTCTACAAATCCGAACTTGGCAAAAAAAGTAAAGACATTTTATGCATTGGCTCCAGTTGCCACTTTGACATATACCAAAAGTATTCTCGGCAAACTTTCTTATGTTCCTATGTTCATCTTAAGG CTGATGTTTGGTAATAAAATGTTCTTCTCATACAACTTTCTCGATAAATTCGTTGCTGACCAAGTGTGTTCCCGGAAAGTCATCAATAGCATCTGCAGCAATACCTTATTTCTCTTCTGTGGATTTGATGCCAAGAACTTGAATATG AGCCGCTTTGACATATACCTGTCGCATAATCCTGCTGGGACTTCCGTTCAAGATATCCTGCACTGGTACCAG GTCAAGAATGCTAAGAAGTTTCAAGCTTATGACTGGGGAAGCCCTTCTCAGAATATGATACACTATAATCAG CCCACACCTCGTGTCTACAATATAACGGCCATGGAAGTGCCAATTGCAGTGTGGAGTGGTGGCAATGATTGGCTGGCTGACCCTAAGGACGTTAACCTCTTACTTCCAAAGTTTCCTAACCTCATTTACCACAAGGAGATTCCTTCTTACAATCACTTGGACTTTATCTGGGCAGTAAATTCCCCCCAAGAAATTTATAATGAGATTTTGTCTATCATGGATAGTCGTAAAAACTAG